The DNA window GTCCGGTGATACTCGAGCAAGTGATTAGTCAATTGGGATTAGAAATGTCATACGAAGAGTTACAAGGAAAAGTGAATGTAGAAATCGCGGAAAGTTCGCAGCTGCTCAATATAAAGGTGATGGATGCAGATCCTGCTGTAGCTGTCGGTATCGCAAATAAAACTGCTGAAATTTTTGAAGCTGAAATTATCGAACTAATGAATGTCGATAATGTTTCGATTTTATCACCGGCCGTAGTCACAGAAAGTCAGGCACCCGTATCGCCAAATCCTCCATTAAACATATTGCTTAGCGCAATTGTCGGACTTCTAATTGGTATGGCCATGGCCATGATCTTACGCTATTTGGATACGACACTCAGAAGTGAAG is part of the Planococcus kocurii genome and encodes:
- a CDS encoding YveK family protein, with translation MIETISLREIYGILKNRIRLILTVTIVAMIITALVSYYLVTPIYQTSTQLLISQQRGEVVVDSQSIEADLQLVATYSEIIKSPVILEQVISQLGLEMSYEELQGKVNVEIAESSQLLNIKVMDADPAVAVGIANKTAEIFEAEIIELMNVDNVSILSPAVVTESQAPVSPNPPLNILLSAIVGLLIGMAMAMILRYLDTTLRSEEDVQNVLGIPVLGAISPMNEEEDIPANEPIAFKRREA